From a single Micromonas commoda chromosome 5, complete sequence genomic region:
- a CDS encoding predicted protein (Encodes a protein with hydroxyproline-rich glycoprotein (HRGP) motifs), with protein sequence MPSTRAWLALTAALVLAAPLGALADPQRQPPAAPRSSFTNFDILKQLVKDHHAQTGKTVQARRGAGVVSRLGSFLDANAVGRRRRLLGGAPPDAAAQAASSPQPPPSPPPPSPPPRGTPLLDQLAQLLDRNASAPIFPQAGPGLGLDTLLNPPNLTALLAPLSAQGGLLQPFSGPPQLPDGPIREQLAALLGNLTDPSVFPQAGPGLDALLTPPNWTDILGPLAATTPIRPFSGLPQLPEGPIGEQLAALLGNLTNPSVFPQSGPNPPLGGGGLLNPPNWTELANLIVQPFAGPNPTGLIGSPPNWTQILEPFRGAGSTIPDGGGGGAMDGAIRNQLLALLGNALAGGGGDAGVFPMIGGGDAGVFPMSAGNWLQLVTAAATGNSQQLFSTLAGNAVRNQLLGLLGGALGGDGAGAGGGVFAQSGPGSSIFPSTDAGSLLDVWGSLSDGLGGGDASGIANVLPLLVAAVAGATGGDGAVLAQSGDGAAPPPAWLNSDWTLNLPQWPAPADADSGDGLRERLASLFTPDEDAGAPAFGSPLFDGSLFAQSGEGDRAPPAWLDPDWSLLGSPAASPGTALAADAFLTQLLDYYSGAANGGGVAAQSGEEGALAPPPFDATRPAGGDGWFVSDWTLLGRLAALANENEASGGSAEEAAGEASGGALRSYLAGLWEDTWFSQILTSVMRRRADAQQPPSPPPSLSGGAPSPPGPSPRGPVAAVPTYPPSYPEGPPRPPFPDSATTASFGGPPSGSVGSHIDSIVANLRNPDGSIDPATVSDVAAVLATLAGVNLTDADFDNAVAIAVAAGLAGMREGSDHQTGSNDANDHHHHEHREGHFNATGGVQRYRDMFGTALRAAGDFVEESFASANSGADADGSVGGKDSAEVESLVAAAIKVAEENAAHFIDLGVGAEGAEGAEGAEGADSGEAVDVDTAIELLDRVQGVLAAARGDFHAALDQSQQGAGVKAPGAPDGYLTAAQLLTLMGGMGPRGGGGLASGLPVDENVGDPTVPGTKFPFNATDNTEELGNIADKVAEDPLGYLNGLIDDLINPNRDGADGGGDAMVGAQSGPDDDAVRTDPPAVDVSDTVSDTVSDDGSPAAKFFEKTETQVAIPVAAVVLAGGIFAAYTSGLSGRLFGRGASGAEGSGNAGNGRMFDAAGEADGATGASTAVSAGGGRIVRRTSTSTKIEMSGSTASSNGGGGGGLASVRRGFRDLTSRAGRSAAEARPIRGEKGAA encoded by the coding sequence ATGCcttcgacccgcgcgtggctcgccctcaccgccgcgctcgtgctcgcggcgcccctcggcgccctcgccgacccgCAACGACAACCGCCGGCGGCACCGAGGTCGAGCTTCACCAACTTTGACATACTGAAGCAGCTCGTGAAGGACCATCACGCGCAGACGGGAAAGACCGTgcaggcgcgccgcggcgccggcgtcgtgaGCCGTCTCGGTAGTTtcctcgacgccaacgccgtgGGCCGGCGTCGTaggctcctcggcggcgccccgcccgacgccgccgcgcaggctgccTCGAGCCCACAACCGCCCccgagccccccgccgccgagcccgcccccTCGCGGCACCCCGCTCCTCGACCAGCTCGCGCAGCTGCTCGACAGGAACGCGAGCGCTCCCATCTTCCCGCAAGCGGGTCCGGGACTCGGGCTGGACACACTGCTCAACCCGCCGAACCTGACGGCACTCCTGGCGCCGTTGTCCGCGCAAGGAGGCTTGCTGCAGCCCTTCTCCGGACCGCCGCAGCTGCCGGACGGGCCCATCCGCGAGCaactcgcggcgctcctcggcaACCTCACCGACCCCTCCGTCTTCCCGCAAGCCGGACCGGgactcgacgccctcctcacCCCGCCGAACTGGACCGATATCCTCGGACcactggcggcgacgaccccgaTCCGGCCATTCTCGGGCCTCCCGCAACTCCCGGAGGGACCCATCGGCGAGCaactcgcggcgctcctcggcaACCTCACCAACCCCTCCGTCTTCCCCCAGAGCGGCCCGAACCCcccactcggcggcggcggactgcTCAACCCCCCGAACTGGACCGAGCTCGCCAATCTGATCGTTCAGCCCTTCGCCGGCCCGAACCCGACCGGTTTGATTGGTTCGCCGCCAAATTGGACCCAAATTTTGGAGCCGTTCCGAGGCGCCGGCTCGACGAttcccgacggcggcggcggcggcgcgatggacggggCGATCCGGAACCagctgctcgcgctcctcggtaACGCGctggccggcggcggcggggacgccgggGTCTTCCCGAtgatcggcggcggggacgccggTGTCTTTCCGATGAGCGCGGGGAACTGGCTTCAgctggtcaccgccgccgccaccggtaACTCGCAACAGCTGTTCTCCACCCTGGCCGGCAATGCCGTCCGCAACCAGCTGTTGGggctgctcggcggcgccctcggcggcgacggggccggcgctggcggcggcgtgttcgCGCAGAGCGGACCGGGATCGTCCATCTTCCCGTCGACCGACGCGGGGTCCCTCTTAGACGTTTGGGGGTCCCTCTCTGACGGtttgggcgggggcgacgcgtcgggcaTCGCCAACGTCCtcccgctcctcgtcgcggccgtcgccggcgccaccgggggtgacggcgccgtcctcgcgcagagcggcgacggcgccgcccctccCCCAGCCTGGCTGAACTCCGACTGGACCCTGAACCTCCCTCAGtggcccgcccccgccgacgcggactcGGGTGACGGTCTTCGCGAacggctcgcgtcgctgttCACCCccgacgaagacgccggcgcgcccgccttcGGGTCCCCACTCTTCGACGGGTCCCTCTTCGCGCagagcggcgagggcgaccgagcgccgcccgcgtggcTCGACCCCGACTGGAGCCTCCTCGGAAGCCCGGCCGCCAGCCCGGggaccgccctcgccgccgacgccttcctGACGCAGCTCCTGGACTACTACTCGGGCGCCGcaaacggcggcggggtggccgcgcagagcggcgaggaaggcgccctcgcgcctcccccgttcgacgcgacgcgacccgcggggggcgacgggtggTTCGTCTCAGACTGGACCCTGCTGGgacggctcgcggcgctggccaaTGAAAACGAAGCAAGCGGAGGTAGCGCTGAGGAagcggcgggcgaggcgtcCGGGGGCGCGCTTCGATCGTACCTCGCGGGGCTCTGGGAGGATACCTGGTTCAGCCAGATCTTAACCTCGGTGATGCGAAGGCGGGCGGACGCGCAGCAACCCCCGAGCCCTCCCCCTTCCCTCTCTGGTGGGGCGCCTTCACCCCCCGGGCCTTCACCCcgcggccccgtcgccgccgtgcccacGTACCCGCCGTCTTACCCGGAGGGTCCCCCGAGGCCGCCGTTCCCTgactcggcgacgaccgcgtcgttcgggggCCCGCCGAGCGGCTCCGTTGGGTCCCACATCGACtccatcgtcgccaacctGCGAAACCCCGACGGGAGCATCGACCCGGCCACCGTGTCCGACGTAGCCGCGGTGttggcgacgctcgcgggggtTAACCTGACGGATGCAGACTTCGACAACGCGGtggccatcgccgtcgccgcgggtctcgcggGGATGCGCGAAGGATCCGATCATCAAACGGGATCaaacgacgcgaacgaccaTCACCACCACGAGCACCGGGAGGGACACTTCAACGCCACCGGCGGAGTCCAGAGGTACCGCGACATGTTCGGCAccgcgcttcgcgccgccggggacttTGTCGAGgagtcgttcgcgtcggcgaattcaggcgccgacgccgacggttCCGTCGGCGGTAAGGACTCCGCCGAGGTGGaatccctcgtcgccgcggcgatcaaggtggcggaggagaacGCCGCGCATTtcatcgacctcggcgtcggcgccgagggtgccgagggtgccgagggtgccgagggtgccgactccggcgaggcggtcgacgtcgacaccGCGATCGAGCTCCTGGACAGGGTGCAgggcgtgctcgccgcggctcgcggggatttccacgccgcgctggaccaATCGCAGCAGGGCGCCGGGGTTAAAGCCCCCGGGGCGCCGGACGGGtacctcaccgcggcgcagctgCTGACGCTCATGGGCGGGATGgggccccgcggcggtggggggcTGGCTAGCGGGCTCCCCGTCGACGAGAACGTCGGGGACCCGACCGTCCCCGGGACCAAGTTTCCGTTCAACGCCACCGACAACACCGAGGAACTCGGCAACATCGCGGACAAGGTGGCCGAGGACCCGCTGGGGTACCTCAACGGACTCATCGACGATCTCATCAACCCGAACCGGGACGGggccgacggaggcggcgacgcgatggtcGGCGCGCAGTCgggccccgacgacgacgcggtccgGACCGATCCCCCGGCCGTCGACGTGTCCGACACCGTGTCCGACACCGTGTCCGACGACGGGTCCCCGGCTGCTAAATTTTTCGAAAAGACCGAGACGCAAGTCGCGATcccggtcgccgccgtcgtcctcgcgggcgggatCTTCGCGGCGTACACCTCCGGCCTCTCGGGCAGGCTgttcggccgcggcgcgtccggcgccgagggctcCGGAAACGCCGGAAACGGGCGGATgtttgacgccgccggggaagCGGATGGAGCGACCGgagcgtccaccgcggtcagcgccggcggcggtcgcatCGTCCGTcgcacgtccacgtcgacaaAGATCGAGATGTccgggtcgacggcgtcgtcaaacggcggcggcggcggcggactcgcGTCCGTGCGGCGCGGGTTCAGGGACCTGACGAgtcgcgcggggaggagcgccgcAGAGGCGAGGCCGATTCGAGGCGAGAAGGGggcggcgtga
- a CDS encoding predicted protein, whose amino-acid sequence MFRNGLLHTGRSDHKGPSVTVAGVPRVGWTYKTGGRIFSSPTLASDGTVYVGCTDGFVYGVQRSGVIKWKYPAGGPVVSTAAIGNPIGSDTTLFMGGADGTLHAVSANYGTSKWEYIRPRLHLNGKWQLKATRPIVSSAALAPEGIVYIGADTALYAINAATGSGGFSGTVKWSYETRGLILGSPALDGAGRIYVGTMEGALYCLRQDDGGFIWRFDAEGGLYSSPALDGGGRVYVGSVDSYLYALDALTGALHWKFRTSAAIYSSPAASVRDGTGRGYVFVGSTDWKLYAVRANDGLLASAVGVVSSPVIGPDGVVYVGSSDRYFYALNNLTGAVEWKLYADGPIQSSAAIDSDGQLYFATDAGTIYQVVEAVPPPPPGQK is encoded by the exons ATGTTCCGCAACGGTCTGCTGCACACGGGACGCAGCGATCACAAGGGGCCGTcggtcaccgtcgcgggcgtcccgCGAGTCGGGTGGACGTACAAAACCGGCGGCAGAATCTTCTCATCCcccacgctcgcgtccgacggGACGGTGTACGTGGGGTGCACCGACGGGTTCGTGTACGGGGTCCAGCGCTCGGGTGTGATCAAGTGGAAGTACCCGGCGGGTGGACCCGTcgtgtccaccgccgccatcggcaaCCCCATCGGCAGCGACACCACCCTGTTCATGGGCGGAGCCGACGGGACGCTCcacgcggtgagcgccaACTACGGCACGTCCAAGTGGGAGTACATCCGACCGCGGCTGCACCTCAACGGCAAATGGCAGCTCAAGGCGACGCGTCCCatcgtctcgtccgcggcgctcgcccccgagggCATCGTGTACATCGGCGCGGACACGGCGCTGTACGCGATCAACGCCGCCACCGGTTCCGGCGGATTTTCGGGTACCGTCAAGTGGTCCTACGAGACCCGGGGTTTGATCCTGGGttcccccgcgctcgacggcgcggggcggatATACGTGGGCACGATGGAGGGCGCGCTGTACTGCCTGAGgcaggacgacggcgggttcATATGGCGGTTCGACGCGGAAGGTGGACTGTACTCGTCCCCGGCGTTGGACGGAGGAGGAAGGGTGTACGTGGGAAGCGTGGACTCGTACCTctacgcgctcgacgcgctgaccGGCGCGCTCCACTGGAAGTTccgcacgtccgcggcgatatactcctccccggcggcgtccgtgcGGGACGGCACGGGGCGCGGGTACGTCTTCGTCGGGAGCACGGATTGGAAGCTGTACGCGGTGAGAGCCAACGACGGTTTGTTGGC TTCCGCGGTTGGGGTggtgtcgtcgccggtcATCGGACCAGACGGCGTCGTGTACGTCGGGAGCTCTGACAGATACTTTTACGCGCTAAACAACttgacgggcgcggtggagtGGAAGTTGTACGCGGATGGACCGATCCagagcagcgccgcgatcgacaGCGACGGGCAGCTCTActtcgcgacggacgcggggaCGATTTACCAGGTGGTGGAGGCTgtgccgcccccgcccccgggacAGAAGTGA